One window of Hoplias malabaricus isolate fHopMal1 chromosome 16, fHopMal1.hap1, whole genome shotgun sequence genomic DNA carries:
- the tnrc6c2 gene encoding trinucleotide repeat-containing gene 6C protein isoform X2: MEEKKKKKQEERSSTSQKQVAEQETKVPESLKAHLPPSQPLSIPSISSTVSSISTSVSSGDGVARFPPREISPRFRHGEYKLLLKRPLPCSAIHTDSTSPPNTHSSLQPTVLPHHSGQRTQNENSLWGVPITSSDTSWGRVTIDEKDTKTWPSICQTNSQQSLECNLDADPSEVVSSSMSMATGGSQHSHYPISKASVNHPSSMVSSQGGPNRGWTSEGKTDLSMGGRSQSGWGSSNVNLNPNANPAAWPVLGHEAPGVGSGPGGTGSHPSTVCGLGGVAPVHGTGGNGSIGCANGNLIGECAWGNPDTPEQHQSPTSMSFSMETSNLKNDGPNSKPEPMSPVNTWGRTLSQSPTDQTSGDGTALWGNGDAKGGESKDSAWDSGAVSSWGRGGGNSGWGEWKKQSGSEGTGWDANNGPNPEPMSSWGTDAPASEGSRGSSEGHSQRRESSSSVEIPLLPRQDLDPRVLSNSGWGQTPVRQHTVWEMDENTELKNNSSTETWGSSSNAPSTGSAPPNPVCLNPNLNVPPRMDSGSKNAPEPSRGMPTSGWGGSVPNNNQTSTGWGEPPANKKVPNGSVGNWGEPMQDGPNSSGSSGQSWGSGEKSPSWDDGPNPAKSQGWGDGPKASGWGSNGSGEWGEPSEGRKNGSGSSSWDGDGGNWKEPQRGWGKQAPPSNGGWGDSQRSNIPAQGWGNKPQEPTSSSDGAGIMGSWGGPNSVKQGTGSGWRSASRPDPGDESTGWEEPSPSSIRRKMEIDDGTSTWGDPNTYRTCINMWDKNNPTSQPGNGNNGGSNNSNHTGPSHTNHHHPHHSQGTTQNYSNGNNNNGSPNQPGPPHNRMPIVNPGWGELPSVQMKSESTSWSDSPSSSSSSMDNGTTAWGKPPRGPGGWGDNSHEPTGNYRGSTSGSGPCKPAPKSMQDSWVSSEEMGGGQWDEDREMWMSPSQDSGSSWNQPKKTMQKGKVSSKQDEVWIMNRLIKQLTDMGFPRDPAEEALRSNNMNLDQAMSALLEKKSEGEKRGMGISDYSSGMNKPLMCRPLNLSKDQSLDRGPFLDKDCGMSDDTPPSPFLPSPGLKHPLTNSSLPSHGVGGVSPGLAMQNLNNRQMNGMFGSNGAAQARALQQQQAPLPQQAAPPLGSTQPNLRAQVPQFLSPQVQAQLLQFAAKNIGLNPALLTSPINPQQMTLLYQLQQLQMAYQRLQIQQQMMQAQRNVSGPIRQQEQQVARTINNMQQQIQQHQRQLAQALLMKQQQQQQAPSTPSHSGLHPNITKSNLDIFPGNPQGSGLNLSDLQTKEPQSSHSSFSTYPLSGLNGNVGVGSVDVGGLGLKDPAPQPQSRLSQWTHSSIDSISASTPHIEPSLNKHGSAASSHMTDNKPMEESFGPFGLLSNSQSTSSPLVVPESWAQGKNPSEKMANGTNISWPPEFCPGVPWKGLQNIDPEADPNMTPGSVSGGPSINTNIQDVNRYLLRDRNGGKLLDVKSTWSGPVPQVSMSQDLWKVSPGVRTSTAPSRPPPGLTNSKPAQNWTPGSLGLTQNWSGSYSSEGTVWSSDSSSRTSSWLVLRNLTPQIDGSTLRTLCMQHGPLITFHLSLPQGNALVRYSSKEEAAKAQKSLHMCVLGNTTILAEFAGEEEVTRFFAQGQNPQASNQQRPWGSGSTAGTKPGTGSGPGSGGSGAELLWGVQQYSSLWGPSNGEEPRVMGSPIPINTLLPGDLLSGENM, encoded by the exons atggaagaaaagaaaaagaaaaaacaggaagaaagatcgagtACTTCTCAGAAACAG GTGGCCGAACAGGAAACCAAAG tgccAGAATCACTGAAGGCCCATCTCCCTCCATCGCAGCCCCTGTCCATCCCCAGCATTAGCTCCACTGTTAGCAGCATTAGCACTAGCGTTAGCAGTGGCGATGGCGTCGCCCGTTTCCCTCCAAGAGAAATCTCCCCTCGCTTCAGGCACGGCGAGTACAAACTGCTGCTGAAGAGACCCCTGCCCTGCAGCGCCATCCACACAGACAGCACATCAccgccaaacacacacagcagcctgCAGCCCACAG TGCTGCCCCATCATAGTGGTCAAAGAACCCAGAATGAAAATTCGCTCTGGGGCGTCCCAATCACCAGCAGCGACACAAGTTGGGGTCGAGTGACCATTGACGAAAAAGACACCAAAACTTGGCCTTCCATTTGTCAAACCAACAGCCAGCAGTCACTAGAATGTAACTTGGACGCTGACCCCTCAGAGGTCGTCAGTAGCAGCATGAGTATGGCTACGGGAGGCAGCCAACACAGTCACTATCCGATTAGCAAGGCCAGCGTTAATCACCCCTCAAGTATGGTCTCTAGTCAGGGTGGTCCTAACAGAGGATGGACCTCTGAGGGCAAAACGGACTTGTCCATGGGTGGCAGGAGCCAGTCCGGTTGGGGTTCTTCTAATGTAAACTTGAACCCAAATGCTAACCCTGCTGCTTGGCCCGTGCTTGGACACGAAGCCCCAGGAGTGGGGTCAGGGCCAGGTGGTACGGGTTCGCATCCGTCCACTGTGTGTGGCTTAGGAGGTGTTGCGCCAGTTCACGGCACCGGTGGAAACGGCAGCATTGGATGTGCCAACGGAAACCTCATTGGAGAGTGTGCATGGGGGAACCCGGACACCCCAGAGCAACACCAGTCTCCGACAAGCATGTCTTTCAGCATGGAGACATCGAATCTTAAAAATGATGGACCAAACTCTAAACCCGAGCCAATGAGCCCTGTGAATACTTGGGGACGGACCTTGAGTCAGTCTCCCACTGATCAAACCAGTGGAGATGGGACTGCTCTCTGGGGCAACGGAGATGCCAAGGGCGGGGAATCTAAAGACTCAGCCTGGGATTCTGGTGCTGTCTCCTCCTGGGGTCGCGGAGGAGGGAATTCAGGCTGGGGTGAATGGAAGAAGCAATCAGGCAGCGAAGGTACAGGCTGGGATGCAAACAATGGACCCAATCCGGAGCCAATGAGCTCCTGGGGAACTGATGCTCCGGCCAGCGAAGGTAGCAGGGGCAGCAGTGAGGGACACTCTCAGAGAAGAGAGAGTTCCTCCAGTGTGGAGATCCCCCTTCTTCCAAGGCAGGACCTAGACCCTCGTGTGCTCAGCAACTCCGGCTGGGGACAAACCCCAGTTCGTCAGCACACAGTGTGGGAAATGGACGAAAACACTGAGCTGAAGAATAACAGCAGCACTGAAACATGGGGTTCTTCCTCGAATGCACCTTCAACTGGATCTGCGCCTCCAAATCCAGTCTGTCTCAATCCTAACCTAAACGTGCCACCTAGGATGGATTCTGGGAGCAAAAATGCACCAGAGCCTTCTCGAGGGATGCCTACCTCCGGCTGGGGAGGGTCAGTTCCAAACAACAATCAGACTAGCACTGGATGGGGAGAGCCCCCTGCTAACAAGAAGGTGCCCAATGGATCCGTTGGTAATTGGGGTGAACCGATGCAAGATGGCCCCAACAGCAGTGGCTCTAGTGGCCAGTCTTGGGGCTCAGGGGAGAAGTCCCCCAGCTGGGATGATGGACCTAATCCAGCCAAATCACAAGGTTGGGGAGATGGACCTAAAGCTTCAGGCTGGGGAAGCAATGGAAGTGGAGAATGGGGTGAGCCTTCTGAAGGGAGAAAGAATGGTTCCGGCAGCTCCTCTTGGGATGGAGATGGAGGGAATTGGAAGGAACCTCAAAGAGGCTGGGGCAAACAAGCTCCACCATCGAACGGAGGTTGGGGAGACTCCCAGCGCTCTAATATCCCAGCGCAGGGTTGGGGAAATAAACCTCAAGAACCTACTAGCAGTAGCGATGGAGCTGGAATCATGGGTTCCTGGGGTGGCCCAAACTCTGTGAAGCAGGGCACTGGCTCTGGTTGGAGATCTGCATCGAGACCAGATCCCGGAGACGAATCTACAGGCTGGGAAGAGCCGTCCCCTTCTTCCATTCGCCGCAAAATGGAGATCGATGATGGAACCTCAACCTGGGGAGATCCTAACACGTACAGAACATGCATCAACATGTGGGACAAGAACAATCCCACTTCCCAACCAGGTAACGGCAACAATGGAGGCAGCAACAACAGCAACCATACAGGGCCCAGCCACACCAACCATCACCACCCTCACCACAGCCAGGGTACGACCCAGAACTACTCCAatggcaacaacaacaacggcTCACCCAACCAACCGGGACCTCCACACAACAGGATGCCCATCGTGAACCCAG GTTGGGGAGAGCTGCCGAGCGTCCAGATGAAGTCCGAGTCCACGTCCTGGAGCGATTCTCCCTCATCCTCCAGCTCCTCGATGGATAACGGGACAACGGCGTGGGGGAAACCTCCACGGGGccctggggggtggggggacaaCTCCCATGAGCCCACGGGCAATTACAGAGGCTCGACATCTGGATCAGGACCCTGCAAACCAG CCCCAAAATCTATGCAAGACAGCTGGGTGTCTAGTGAGGAGATGGGAGGTGGACAGTGGGACGAGGACAGAGAAATGTGGATGAGTCCTTCGCAGGACAGTGGCTCATCCTGGAACCAGCCTAAAAAAACCATGCAGAAG GGGAAGGTGTCCTCCAAACAGGACGAAGTGTGGATCATGAATAGACTCATCAAGCAGCTCACAGACATGGGTTTTCCT agGGATCCCGCAGAGGAAGCACTGAGGAGTAACAACATGAATCTAGACCAGGCCATga GCGCTCTGCTGGAGAAGAAAAGTGAAGGAGAAAAGCGAGGGATGGGAATCTCAGACTACAGCAGTGGGATGAACAAGCCTCTGATGTGCCGTCCACTGAATCTGTCCAAAGACCAGTCACTGGACCGAGGCCCCTTCCTCGACAAG GACTGTGGGATGTCAGATGATACCCCTCCCTCACCATTTCTGCCTTCTCCTGGACTCAAACACCCGCTGACCAATAGCAGCCTTCCCAGCCATGGAGTGGGCGGAGTCTCCCCAGGACTGGCCATGCAAAACTTGAACAACAGACAG atgaaTGGTATGTTTGGCAGTAATGGAGCAGCACAAGCTCGAGCTCTGCAACAGCAGCAGGCCCCACTCCCTCAGCAGGCAGCTCCGCCCCTTGGCTCCACCCAGCCGAACCTACGCGCTCAAGTGCCTCAGTTTCTCTCCCCTCAG GTTCAAGCACAGCTCTTGCAGTTTGCAGCAAAAAACATTGGACTGAACCCTGCACTTTTAACTTCACCAATAAATCCTCAGCAAATGACCCTGCTGTACCAGCTCCAACAGCTACAGATG GCGTACCAGCGTTTGCAGATTCAGCAGCAGATGATGCAGGCTCAGCGAAATGTTTCCGGTCCCATCAGACAACAGGAGCAGCAA GTCGCACGCACAATCAACAACATGCAGCAGCAGATCCAGCAGCACCAGAGGCAGCTTGCTCAGGCTTTACTAATgaagcaacagcagcagcagcaggctcCCTCCACCCCGTCCCACAGCGGCCTGCACCCCAACATCACCAAATCAAACCTGGACATCTTCCCAGGAAATCCCCAGGGTTCGGGCCTAAATCTCTCAGACCTGCAGACCAAAGAACCGCAGAGTTCTCACAGCTCCTTCAGCACCTACCCGCTCT CTGGTTTGAATGGTAACGTGGGTGTAGGCAGTGTGGATGTTGGAGGTTTGGGGCTGAAAGACCCTGCTCCTCAGCCTCAGTCTCGTCTCTCGCAGTGGACTCACTCCAGTATTGACTCCATCAGCGCCTCCACCCCTCACATCGAACCCAGCCTCAATAAACACG GTTCTGCAGCCTCCTCACACATGACGGACAACAAACCAATGGAGGAGTCTTTTGGTCCGTTTGGCCTCCTGTCGAACTCACAATCTACCAGCAGCCCCCTGGTGGTGCCAGAGAGCTGGGCACAGGGCAAGAACCCAAGTGAGAAAATGGCAAATGGGACAAACATCAGCTGGCCTCCTG AGTTCTGCCCTGGCGTCCCATGGAAAGGTTTACAGAATATTGACCCAGAGGCAGACCCCAACATGACCCCTGGCAGCGTCTCCGGAGGTCCCTCCATCAACACCAACATCCAGGACGTCAATCGTTACCTGCTGAGGGACAGGAACGGAG GTAAACTGCTGGACGTGAAGTCCACCTGGTCCGGGCCTGTCCCGCAGGTCTCCATGTCTCAGGACCTGTGGAAGGTATCTCCCGGAGTTCGGACGTCCACAGCTCCGTCCCGTCCGCCGCCGGGTCTCACCAACAGTAAACCTGCGCAGAACTGGACCCCCGGGTCTCTCGGCCTCACTCAGAACTGGAGCGGCTCCTACTCCTCGG agggcACGGTGTGGAGTTCAGACAGCTCCAGTCGGACAAGCAGTTGGCTTGTTTTGCGGAACCTTACTCCTCAG
- the tnrc6c2 gene encoding trinucleotide repeat-containing gene 6C protein isoform X1 translates to MEEKKKKKQEERSSTSQKQVAEQETKVPESLKAHLPPSQPLSIPSISSTVSSISTSVSSGDGVARFPPREISPRFRHGEYKLLLKRPLPCSAIHTDSTSPPNTHSSLQPTVLPHHSGQRTQNENSLWGVPITSSDTSWGRVTIDEKDTKTWPSICQTNSQQSLECNLDADPSEVVSSSMSMATGGSQHSHYPISKASVNHPSSMVSSQGGPNRGWTSEGKTDLSMGGRSQSGWGSSNVNLNPNANPAAWPVLGHEAPGVGSGPGGTGSHPSTVCGLGGVAPVHGTGGNGSIGCANGNLIGECAWGNPDTPEQHQSPTSMSFSMETSNLKNDGPNSKPEPMSPVNTWGRTLSQSPTDQTSGDGTALWGNGDAKGGESKDSAWDSGAVSSWGRGGGNSGWGEWKKQSGSEGTGWDANNGPNPEPMSSWGTDAPASEGSRGSSEGHSQRRESSSSVEIPLLPRQDLDPRVLSNSGWGQTPVRQHTVWEMDENTELKNNSSTETWGSSSNAPSTGSAPPNPVCLNPNLNVPPRMDSGSKNAPEPSRGMPTSGWGGSVPNNNQTSTGWGEPPANKKVPNGSVGNWGEPMQDGPNSSGSSGQSWGSGEKSPSWDDGPNPAKSQGWGDGPKASGWGSNGSGEWGEPSEGRKNGSGSSSWDGDGGNWKEPQRGWGKQAPPSNGGWGDSQRSNIPAQGWGNKPQEPTSSSDGAGIMGSWGGPNSVKQGTGSGWRSASRPDPGDESTGWEEPSPSSIRRKMEIDDGTSTWGDPNTYRTCINMWDKNNPTSQPGNGNNGGSNNSNHTGPSHTNHHHPHHSQGTTQNYSNGNNNNGSPNQPGPPHNRMPIVNPGWGELPSVQMKSESTSWSDSPSSSSSSMDNGTTAWGKPPRGPGGWGDNSHEPTGNYRGSTSGSGPCKPAPKSMQDSWVSSEEMGGGQWDEDREMWMSPSQDSGSSWNQPKKTMQKGKVSSKQDEVWIMNRLIKQLTDMGFPRDPAEEALRSNNMNLDQAMSALLEKKSEGEKRGMGISDYSSGMNKPLMCRPLNLSKDQSLDRGPFLDKDCGMSDDTPPSPFLPSPGLKHPLTNSSLPSHGVGGVSPGLAMQNLNNRQMNGMFGSNGAAQARALQQQQAPLPQQAAPPLGSTQPNLRAQVPQFLSPQVQAQLLQFAAKNIGLNPALLTSPINPQQMTLLYQLQQLQMAYQRLQIQQQMMQAQRNVSGPIRQQEQQVARTINNMQQQIQQHQRQLAQALLMKQQQQQQAPSTPSHSGLHPNITKSNLDIFPGNPQGSGLNLSDLQTKEPQSSHSSFSTYPLSGLNGNVGVGSVDVGGLGLKDPAPQPQSRLSQWTHSSIDSISASTPHIEPSLNKHGSAASSHMTDNKPMEESFGPFGLLSNSQSTSSPLVVPESWAQGKNPSEKMANGTNISWPPEFCPGVPWKGLQNIDPEADPNMTPGSVSGGPSINTNIQDVNRYLLRDRNGGWSPVVSESVVQVNMSEWPEAFSLSINQQEEEGSTGKLLDVKSTWSGPVPQVSMSQDLWKVSPGVRTSTAPSRPPPGLTNSKPAQNWTPGSLGLTQNWSGSYSSEGTVWSSDSSSRTSSWLVLRNLTPQIDGSTLRTLCMQHGPLITFHLSLPQGNALVRYSSKEEAAKAQKSLHMCVLGNTTILAEFAGEEEVTRFFAQGQNPQASNQQRPWGSGSTAGTKPGTGSGPGSGGSGAELLWGVQQYSSLWGPSNGEEPRVMGSPIPINTLLPGDLLSGENM, encoded by the exons atggaagaaaagaaaaagaaaaaacaggaagaaagatcgagtACTTCTCAGAAACAG GTGGCCGAACAGGAAACCAAAG tgccAGAATCACTGAAGGCCCATCTCCCTCCATCGCAGCCCCTGTCCATCCCCAGCATTAGCTCCACTGTTAGCAGCATTAGCACTAGCGTTAGCAGTGGCGATGGCGTCGCCCGTTTCCCTCCAAGAGAAATCTCCCCTCGCTTCAGGCACGGCGAGTACAAACTGCTGCTGAAGAGACCCCTGCCCTGCAGCGCCATCCACACAGACAGCACATCAccgccaaacacacacagcagcctgCAGCCCACAG TGCTGCCCCATCATAGTGGTCAAAGAACCCAGAATGAAAATTCGCTCTGGGGCGTCCCAATCACCAGCAGCGACACAAGTTGGGGTCGAGTGACCATTGACGAAAAAGACACCAAAACTTGGCCTTCCATTTGTCAAACCAACAGCCAGCAGTCACTAGAATGTAACTTGGACGCTGACCCCTCAGAGGTCGTCAGTAGCAGCATGAGTATGGCTACGGGAGGCAGCCAACACAGTCACTATCCGATTAGCAAGGCCAGCGTTAATCACCCCTCAAGTATGGTCTCTAGTCAGGGTGGTCCTAACAGAGGATGGACCTCTGAGGGCAAAACGGACTTGTCCATGGGTGGCAGGAGCCAGTCCGGTTGGGGTTCTTCTAATGTAAACTTGAACCCAAATGCTAACCCTGCTGCTTGGCCCGTGCTTGGACACGAAGCCCCAGGAGTGGGGTCAGGGCCAGGTGGTACGGGTTCGCATCCGTCCACTGTGTGTGGCTTAGGAGGTGTTGCGCCAGTTCACGGCACCGGTGGAAACGGCAGCATTGGATGTGCCAACGGAAACCTCATTGGAGAGTGTGCATGGGGGAACCCGGACACCCCAGAGCAACACCAGTCTCCGACAAGCATGTCTTTCAGCATGGAGACATCGAATCTTAAAAATGATGGACCAAACTCTAAACCCGAGCCAATGAGCCCTGTGAATACTTGGGGACGGACCTTGAGTCAGTCTCCCACTGATCAAACCAGTGGAGATGGGACTGCTCTCTGGGGCAACGGAGATGCCAAGGGCGGGGAATCTAAAGACTCAGCCTGGGATTCTGGTGCTGTCTCCTCCTGGGGTCGCGGAGGAGGGAATTCAGGCTGGGGTGAATGGAAGAAGCAATCAGGCAGCGAAGGTACAGGCTGGGATGCAAACAATGGACCCAATCCGGAGCCAATGAGCTCCTGGGGAACTGATGCTCCGGCCAGCGAAGGTAGCAGGGGCAGCAGTGAGGGACACTCTCAGAGAAGAGAGAGTTCCTCCAGTGTGGAGATCCCCCTTCTTCCAAGGCAGGACCTAGACCCTCGTGTGCTCAGCAACTCCGGCTGGGGACAAACCCCAGTTCGTCAGCACACAGTGTGGGAAATGGACGAAAACACTGAGCTGAAGAATAACAGCAGCACTGAAACATGGGGTTCTTCCTCGAATGCACCTTCAACTGGATCTGCGCCTCCAAATCCAGTCTGTCTCAATCCTAACCTAAACGTGCCACCTAGGATGGATTCTGGGAGCAAAAATGCACCAGAGCCTTCTCGAGGGATGCCTACCTCCGGCTGGGGAGGGTCAGTTCCAAACAACAATCAGACTAGCACTGGATGGGGAGAGCCCCCTGCTAACAAGAAGGTGCCCAATGGATCCGTTGGTAATTGGGGTGAACCGATGCAAGATGGCCCCAACAGCAGTGGCTCTAGTGGCCAGTCTTGGGGCTCAGGGGAGAAGTCCCCCAGCTGGGATGATGGACCTAATCCAGCCAAATCACAAGGTTGGGGAGATGGACCTAAAGCTTCAGGCTGGGGAAGCAATGGAAGTGGAGAATGGGGTGAGCCTTCTGAAGGGAGAAAGAATGGTTCCGGCAGCTCCTCTTGGGATGGAGATGGAGGGAATTGGAAGGAACCTCAAAGAGGCTGGGGCAAACAAGCTCCACCATCGAACGGAGGTTGGGGAGACTCCCAGCGCTCTAATATCCCAGCGCAGGGTTGGGGAAATAAACCTCAAGAACCTACTAGCAGTAGCGATGGAGCTGGAATCATGGGTTCCTGGGGTGGCCCAAACTCTGTGAAGCAGGGCACTGGCTCTGGTTGGAGATCTGCATCGAGACCAGATCCCGGAGACGAATCTACAGGCTGGGAAGAGCCGTCCCCTTCTTCCATTCGCCGCAAAATGGAGATCGATGATGGAACCTCAACCTGGGGAGATCCTAACACGTACAGAACATGCATCAACATGTGGGACAAGAACAATCCCACTTCCCAACCAGGTAACGGCAACAATGGAGGCAGCAACAACAGCAACCATACAGGGCCCAGCCACACCAACCATCACCACCCTCACCACAGCCAGGGTACGACCCAGAACTACTCCAatggcaacaacaacaacggcTCACCCAACCAACCGGGACCTCCACACAACAGGATGCCCATCGTGAACCCAG GTTGGGGAGAGCTGCCGAGCGTCCAGATGAAGTCCGAGTCCACGTCCTGGAGCGATTCTCCCTCATCCTCCAGCTCCTCGATGGATAACGGGACAACGGCGTGGGGGAAACCTCCACGGGGccctggggggtggggggacaaCTCCCATGAGCCCACGGGCAATTACAGAGGCTCGACATCTGGATCAGGACCCTGCAAACCAG CCCCAAAATCTATGCAAGACAGCTGGGTGTCTAGTGAGGAGATGGGAGGTGGACAGTGGGACGAGGACAGAGAAATGTGGATGAGTCCTTCGCAGGACAGTGGCTCATCCTGGAACCAGCCTAAAAAAACCATGCAGAAG GGGAAGGTGTCCTCCAAACAGGACGAAGTGTGGATCATGAATAGACTCATCAAGCAGCTCACAGACATGGGTTTTCCT agGGATCCCGCAGAGGAAGCACTGAGGAGTAACAACATGAATCTAGACCAGGCCATga GCGCTCTGCTGGAGAAGAAAAGTGAAGGAGAAAAGCGAGGGATGGGAATCTCAGACTACAGCAGTGGGATGAACAAGCCTCTGATGTGCCGTCCACTGAATCTGTCCAAAGACCAGTCACTGGACCGAGGCCCCTTCCTCGACAAG GACTGTGGGATGTCAGATGATACCCCTCCCTCACCATTTCTGCCTTCTCCTGGACTCAAACACCCGCTGACCAATAGCAGCCTTCCCAGCCATGGAGTGGGCGGAGTCTCCCCAGGACTGGCCATGCAAAACTTGAACAACAGACAG atgaaTGGTATGTTTGGCAGTAATGGAGCAGCACAAGCTCGAGCTCTGCAACAGCAGCAGGCCCCACTCCCTCAGCAGGCAGCTCCGCCCCTTGGCTCCACCCAGCCGAACCTACGCGCTCAAGTGCCTCAGTTTCTCTCCCCTCAG GTTCAAGCACAGCTCTTGCAGTTTGCAGCAAAAAACATTGGACTGAACCCTGCACTTTTAACTTCACCAATAAATCCTCAGCAAATGACCCTGCTGTACCAGCTCCAACAGCTACAGATG GCGTACCAGCGTTTGCAGATTCAGCAGCAGATGATGCAGGCTCAGCGAAATGTTTCCGGTCCCATCAGACAACAGGAGCAGCAA GTCGCACGCACAATCAACAACATGCAGCAGCAGATCCAGCAGCACCAGAGGCAGCTTGCTCAGGCTTTACTAATgaagcaacagcagcagcagcaggctcCCTCCACCCCGTCCCACAGCGGCCTGCACCCCAACATCACCAAATCAAACCTGGACATCTTCCCAGGAAATCCCCAGGGTTCGGGCCTAAATCTCTCAGACCTGCAGACCAAAGAACCGCAGAGTTCTCACAGCTCCTTCAGCACCTACCCGCTCT CTGGTTTGAATGGTAACGTGGGTGTAGGCAGTGTGGATGTTGGAGGTTTGGGGCTGAAAGACCCTGCTCCTCAGCCTCAGTCTCGTCTCTCGCAGTGGACTCACTCCAGTATTGACTCCATCAGCGCCTCCACCCCTCACATCGAACCCAGCCTCAATAAACACG GTTCTGCAGCCTCCTCACACATGACGGACAACAAACCAATGGAGGAGTCTTTTGGTCCGTTTGGCCTCCTGTCGAACTCACAATCTACCAGCAGCCCCCTGGTGGTGCCAGAGAGCTGGGCACAGGGCAAGAACCCAAGTGAGAAAATGGCAAATGGGACAAACATCAGCTGGCCTCCTG AGTTCTGCCCTGGCGTCCCATGGAAAGGTTTACAGAATATTGACCCAGAGGCAGACCCCAACATGACCCCTGGCAGCGTCTCCGGAGGTCCCTCCATCAACACCAACATCCAGGACGTCAATCGTTACCTGCTGAGGGACAGGAACGGAG GCTGGTCCCCTGTTGTGTCTGAGAGTGTGGTTCAGGTGAATATGAGCGAGTGGCCTGAGGCCTTCAGTCTCTCTATAAATCAGCAGGAAGAGGAAGGGAGCACAG GTAAACTGCTGGACGTGAAGTCCACCTGGTCCGGGCCTGTCCCGCAGGTCTCCATGTCTCAGGACCTGTGGAAGGTATCTCCCGGAGTTCGGACGTCCACAGCTCCGTCCCGTCCGCCGCCGGGTCTCACCAACAGTAAACCTGCGCAGAACTGGACCCCCGGGTCTCTCGGCCTCACTCAGAACTGGAGCGGCTCCTACTCCTCGG agggcACGGTGTGGAGTTCAGACAGCTCCAGTCGGACAAGCAGTTGGCTTGTTTTGCGGAACCTTACTCCTCAG